In Arthrobacter sp. CJ23, the genomic window GCTTAGTGGCCTCCCAGAGCGAGGGAAAGGTGGCGGATGGCGAAGGCGGCGAAGGTGACCAGCCACAGTGCCAGTACGATCCACAGCATCTGGCGCTGGTACTTTGCACCCTTCTTCCAGAAGTCGACGGCGATGACGCGCAGGCCGTTGAAGGCGTGGAACACAATTGCGGCGACCAGGCCGGTTTCGCCAAGGGCCATCAGGGGGTTCTTGTATGCGCCGATAACGGCGGTGTAGGCCTCAGGGGACACGCGCACCAATGAGGTGTCCAGCACATGGACCAACAAGAAGAAAAAGATCACTACACCGGTAATACGGTGTCCAACCCAGGACCACATGCCTTCACGGCCGCGGTACAAGGTGCCAGCTGGTTTTGTCGGCACTGAATAAACCTTCCTGCAACACAGCGGCGCTGGCATGGGACCACGCGGGGGGAACGCCTGCTGCGAGAGCACTCGTAGCTCAGGCCTAAATCTAGGCTTCGCTCACAGCTTATTCAATTTAGGCACCCCTTGATGTCCCCGCAATTGCGTGAGTTTCGCGGAATAGCGGCAAATCGGGGGTGTTCGTGAGACAAAGGCCACATATCCGTGCCTGTCCGCCGATATCCACCTGCGTCAGATAAGGTACTGCGGTGAGTACAGACAACGCGAGCACCCCGAATTCGCCACTGAGCCGCTTCCACGCGGTCATCCCTGCCGGCGGAGTCGGGACGCGGCTGTGGCCGCTCTCGCGTGCCGCCGCACCCAAATTCCTCCATGACCTGACGGGCTCGGGAAGCACCCTGCTGCGGTCCACCTACGATCGCCTGGGTCCGCTGGCCGGCAACCGCATCCTGGTGGTCACGGGCGTTGCCCACCGCGCCGCCGTCTGCCGGCAGCTCCCCGAGGTCTCCGACGACGAACTGGTCCTCGAGAGCGAGCCCAAGGACTCCGGCGCCGCGATCGGACTCGCAGCCGCCATCCTGCACCGCCGCGATCCGGACACGATCATGGGCTCCTTCGCCGCGGACCAGGTCATCAGCCCGGACGAGCTTTTCCAGGAAACCGTGCGCGAGGCGATCTATACCGCAGCCACGGGGAAGATCGTGACCATCGGCATCAAGCCGACCCACGCCTCCACGGGCTTCGGCTACATCCGCTCGGGTGTGGCCCTGAACGTAGAAGGCGCCCCGAACGCGCACACCGTGGTCGAGTTCGTGGAGAAGCCGAGTGAAGAGGTGGCCAAGAAGTACGTGGAGGCGGGGGACTACGTCTGGAATGCAGGCATGTTCGTGGCTCCCGTGGATCTCATGCTCAAGCACCTCGAAGCCAACCAGCCGGTGTTGTTCGCCGGCCTCCAGGAGATCGCCGATGCTTGGGACACGCCGCGACGCGCCGAAGTAACCGCGCGTGTTTGGCCCACCCTGCCCAAGATCGCCATCGACTACGCCGTGGCGGAGCCGGCAGCGGCGGCCGGGGACGTCGCCGTCGTGCCTGGCACTTTCCGTTGGGACGACGTCGGTGACTTTGCCGCCATCGGCCGCCTCAACAATGCCGGCGACGTGGACGAAGTAACGGTCCTCGGCGAAGGCGCCCGTGTGTTCGCCGAGAACGCGAGCGGCGTGGTGGTGTCGGACACGAAGCGCGTCATTGCCCTGATCGGCATCAAGGACGTGGTCATTGTTGATACCCCGGATGCCCTCCTGGTCACCACCAAGGAGCACGCCCAGCTGGTCAAGGGCACGGTTGACGCGCTCAAGGCCAGCGGCGACACGGACGTTCTCTAGGACCTCAGGCCCCGCGCTTATACCGTCGTTCGTCCCCCGGGACCGCAAAGAGTGAACACGGCGTAACCAAGAGGCGACTTTCAGGCGCGGCCGGGCGCGGATGGCTATGGTTGTGACGTGCGCAATTACTCGACTGAAACCGAGCCGACCCCCGTTGTGGGGCCCTGGCTGGACGACCTTCTGCCGGAACTGACCGAATTCCGCCGTGACCTGCATGCGCACCCTGAACTTTCCTTCAAGGAGTTCCGCACCACGGACAAGCTCGTCGAGCGCCTGGAAGCTGCCGGGCTGAAGCCCCGGCGCTTGGAAGGCACGGGGCTGACGGTGGACATCGGCGAGGGCCCCATCGCGACCGCCCTCCGCGGCGACATCGACGCCCTGCCCATCATCGAGGAGACGGGCCTTCCGTTCGCCTCGAAGAACCACGGCGTCACCCACGCCTGCGGGCACGACATCCACACCGCCACCATGCTGGGCATTGCCCTGGTGCTGCAGCGGATGCACGAAAGCACCCCGCTGGGCGGCACCGTGCGCATCATCTTCCAGCCGGCCGAGGAAACCATGCCCGGCGGCGCGCTGTCCTGCATCGAACAGGGCGTCCTGGAAGGCGTGCCGCGCATCCTCGCCCTGCACTGCGACCCGCGCATCAACGTCGGCCAGATCGGCACGCGCATCGGCGCCATCACCTCCGCCTCGGACACCATCAAGATCGAGCTGACCGGCCGCGGCGGCCACACTTCCCGCCCGCACCTGACCGAGGACCTGGTCTTCGCACTGTCCCAGATCGCCATCAACGTCCCGGCCGTGCTGTCCCGCCGCGTGGACGTCCGCAGCGGCGTGTCCGTGGTGTGGGGCCAGATCTCGGCAGGCTCGGCGCCCAACGCCATCCCCGCCAACGGCTACATGGCCGGGACCATGCGCTGCCTGGACCGCGACGCCTGGCACAGCGCAGGGGAACTGCTCGACGACGTCGTGCAGCAGGTTGCCGCGCCCTACGGAGTGGACGTCCACTTGGAGCACACCCGCGGCGTCCCGCCCGTGGTCAACTCCGAGCACGAGACGGCCATCATCGAGGCGGCC contains:
- a CDS encoding amidohydrolase; its protein translation is MRNYSTETEPTPVVGPWLDDLLPELTEFRRDLHAHPELSFKEFRTTDKLVERLEAAGLKPRRLEGTGLTVDIGEGPIATALRGDIDALPIIEETGLPFASKNHGVTHACGHDIHTATMLGIALVLQRMHESTPLGGTVRIIFQPAEETMPGGALSCIEQGVLEGVPRILALHCDPRINVGQIGTRIGAITSASDTIKIELTGRGGHTSRPHLTEDLVFALSQIAINVPAVLSRRVDVRSGVSVVWGQISAGSAPNAIPANGYMAGTMRCLDRDAWHSAGELLDDVVQQVAAPYGVDVHLEHTRGVPPVVNSEHETAIIEAAARAELGEHAVVLTPQSMGGEDFAWFLADLPGAMMRLGTHVPGGEEYDLHRGDFIVDERALGCAIRVLTAAALRTIRGV
- a CDS encoding mannose-1-phosphate guanylyltransferase → MSTDNASTPNSPLSRFHAVIPAGGVGTRLWPLSRAAAPKFLHDLTGSGSTLLRSTYDRLGPLAGNRILVVTGVAHRAAVCRQLPEVSDDELVLESEPKDSGAAIGLAAAILHRRDPDTIMGSFAADQVISPDELFQETVREAIYTAATGKIVTIGIKPTHASTGFGYIRSGVALNVEGAPNAHTVVEFVEKPSEEVAKKYVEAGDYVWNAGMFVAPVDLMLKHLEANQPVLFAGLQEIADAWDTPRRAEVTARVWPTLPKIAIDYAVAEPAAAAGDVAVVPGTFRWDDVGDFAAIGRLNNAGDVDEVTVLGEGARVFAENASGVVVSDTKRVIALIGIKDVVIVDTPDALLVTTKEHAQLVKGTVDALKASGDTDVL
- the sdhC gene encoding succinate dehydrogenase, cytochrome b556 subunit; protein product: MWSWVGHRITGVVIFFFLLVHVLDTSLVRVSPEAYTAVIGAYKNPLMALGETGLVAAIVFHAFNGLRVIAVDFWKKGAKYQRQMLWIVLALWLVTFAAFAIRHLSLALGGH